The genome window CCAAAGGCTACATTATCCAATACATTACGCCATGGAAATAATGAGTACTGTTGGAATACATAGCCTCTTTCTCGGCTGGGGCCAGTTATTTTAGCTTCACCCTCAAGTATATGACCTTCGGTGGGGAAGTCCAATCCAGCAATCATACGAAGTAGGGTGGTTTTTCCACAACCTGAGGGGCCCACAATACACAGAAATTCTCCTTTATTCACATTTAAATTGATATTTTGGAGGCTCTTATGTTCTTTTTCTTCTTGAATGAAACTTTTAGTAATATTTTCTAAGGTTATCACCAGCTCACCTCCTTCTCTATTCTGCTGAAAATATAATCAGCACCTAATCCAATAACTCCAATGGCTAGCATTCCCACTATGGCACTTCCAGTATCTAGCATACTGGTGGAGGTGAATATGAGGTATCCCAAACCGCTATTGGATCCTATCATCTCTGCAGCCACAGTACACATTAATCCCACACCCACACCCACTTTCAATCCAGTTACAATGCTGGGCAGAGAAGCCGGAACGGCCACTTTTCGCAGTACTTGACTATTGCTGGCACCTAATGTGTAGGCGGACTCCAATAATACTTTATCTACTCTTTTAACTCCATCCATGGTGTTTATGAGTATGGGGAAAACGCTACCTACAAATATAATAAAAATTGCTGATTCCAGGCCCACACCAAACCATAAAATGGCAAAGGGTATCCAAGCAATGGGAGGAATAGGGCGAAGAATACCTACCATCAGACTGGAAAAGTCCTTCACTGTATTGGACCACCCCATTAAAATTCCTAAGGGGATGCCTACCAGTGCAGAAACTGTTAAACCCAACACCACTCTCATTAAGGTTAATGAAGTGTCTTGAACTAATTGTCCATTCATTAAAAGGGTTTCAAAGGATTGTAGAACTTCAGATGGACTGGGAAGAAAATATGATGGTATCAATCCGGTGAAAGTTGTTAGAATGGCCCAAATTATAATAACTGATACAGGTAATATTAGTGAAATAAATATTTTTCTCATTTTTTACCGCCTAGCAAGATTTAATAACTTAAATAAGATTTAAATAAAGTTTAATTACCTAAAAATTGTGTATCAAATATATCATTTGCTGTAAGGGTTGTATTCAAATATCCTAAATTGTTTTCTATTTTAGCAAATTTTAAAACGTTATTCTGAAATGACTTATTAACTGAGGAGACAAATGTGATGTGTTGCAAGGATAAGGCCTCAATTTCAATATTGGTTGTTAATTCCTGATCAATAATATTTGCAGTCTCGTTAGGGTGTGTATTAACATATTCAGTTGTTTGTTGATGAATTTTAAGGAATTTATCTAGTTCTTGAGGGTGTTCTTTAATGAAACTCTCGCTGGCAATTATAACACAACAGGGATGGTCTTTTATAATATCGTTTGAGTAGATTAACACATTTCCAATACCTTCGTAAGGTGCTAATGATACAAAAGGTTCATAGGATATGTATGCATCAACTTTATGGGCTGCCAGGGATGAAGGAATGTTATAAACATTTATTGATATTAAATCTACATCTTCCGAGGTGATATTGTATTTTTGCAGCTCATAAAGTAATAGGACTTGTTGGATGGAGCTAACACCTGGTGTGGCTATTGATTTACCCTTCAAATCCGCAGGACTAGTTATGGTGGAGTTGGGTTCAACCACAATTCCACTACCCACCATATTAACTGATCCCACAACCTTGATTGGAATTCCTTTACTTATTCCCTGCATGGCCGGTGTTATTCCAACGTAACCAATATCCACATCACCACTGGCCACGGCATCTACAATATTAGAACCAGAATTTATTTGTACAGTTTTAACATTCAAACCATTGTTTTCATAGGTTTTATTATGTTTGGCCACCAAAAGAGCAGCGCTGTGATCTGTGGGTAGATATCCTACTTCAATCACATTCTGATCCTCCGGAGCAAAAAAAGTCCAAAGGCTACCTGCTATTAGTAACAAAATAAAAATGAACAGAATTAACAGTTTATAGTGCTTCATAATATCTTGATAAATTTAATTTAAATCAATATACTGTTTTATATTGGATTATTTAGATTTAAACTATTATTAATTTTATCCATCAATTTCAATCAGCATAAAGTCTTAAGATAATAAAAATATAATTTATAGAAATTTAAATAAATATTATATTAAAATATTTATATTAAAACATATCCGATATAATTAAGCAGAAATATCATTTAAAAGATTTAAGGGGTTAATCCAATATGAAAACCATGCTCTGGGAAGATAATCAACTTTTACTTATTGATCAAACCAAATTACCTGATGAATTAACTTATTTCACCTGTAAAAATTATCAAGACGTTATCCATGCCATTAAAACCATGGTGGTGAGGGGTGCACCGGCCATTGGTGTGGCTGCTGCCTTTGGAGTGGCATTAGCAGATCTAGCGGGTGAAGATCTGGAAAAAGCCGCAGACGAAATAAAAAGTTCCAGGCCAACAGCAGTAAACTTATTCTGGGCCGTGGATCGGGTCATGGCCTCAGATTTCCCCTTAGAAGAAGCGGTAAAAATGTATCATGAAGATATTGATACCAATCGGGCTATGGGAAAACACGGTGCTTCAATAATAGATGATGGGGACACAATCTTAACTCATTGTAATGCTGGGGCTCTGGCCTGTGTGGATTATGGAACGGCACTGGGTGTTATAAGGGCTGCTTACGAGGAGGGTAAAAAAATCAATGTTCTATGTGATGAAACCCGCCCTTTAGGCCAGGGAGCCAGACTAAGTGTCTGGGAAATGCAACAGGAGAACATTCCAGTTAAGTTAATTGTGGATAGTGCTGCGGGTTACTTGATGCAACAGAGAGAAGTTGATAAAATAGTTATCGGGGCCGATAGAGTGGCCAAAGGCGGCGTAGCCAATAAAATCGGTTCTTTAATGGTGGCCCTGGCCGCCAAGCGATTCAATGTCCCATTTTATGTGGCCGCTCCCCTGAGTACCTTTGATAGTGAAAATTCCATTTATGATGTGGAAATTGAAGAGCGAGGGCCTGAAGAGGTAATTAACTATGGAAATTGTCGTATAACTCCTAAAGGAACTGAAGTAAGAAATCCGGCCTTTGATATTGTTCCTAGTGACCTTATTGCTGGAATAATCACTGAGAATGGGATTTTAGATCCATTATAATTTATAAAAAATAATTATTTAATTTATTTAATTCAATGTTTTATTCTTATTTTAGTTTTTATGGATATTATTTCCTTAATTTTTATTTTAAAATAAAAAAAATATTTAAAATAATCTTTTTATTTTAGAATAATTATTTGGAATTAATTAATTTATCCTAGCATCAATCCCCATATGCCACACACCCGGGCTCCGGGACTTAACATGCCTCTTATTCAAAATTTCAACTTCTCGAGGCCCAGCAGCATCAATTATCCGTTGAATAGGTGTATCAAAATCAGAAGAGAATTCATAGTAATTAATAATCCCTCCAGGCTTAATTAACTCCATGGCCTTATCTAAAAACTCATAGGCCGTTCCAGGAAGATTCATTATCACTCTATCTGCAGAAATATCATGTTCTGATAAGACTTGACATACATCACCTAAAATTGGAACTACCTTTTCTTCTACGTGATTAAGTTCCATATTCTTTTTTAAATAATGAATTGCATCGGGATTAATATCAATGGCATAAATCAAGACTTCCCTACGCCGTGAAATATCCATAACAAAAGGTCCTACTCCACAAAACATGTCCACAATTATTTCACCGTCTTTGACCTGCTGAGCCACTCTTTCTCGCTCCGTGGCAAGTCGAGGGCTGAAATAAACTTTCTTAACATCCAGCATTATTCGTGAGCCGTATTCTACATGTATGGTCTCTGAAATGTCCTCCCCTGCCAGATGCTCCAGTTCCCGGATACGGGTAACGCCTTTTATCTCGCTTTTTTTCATGAAAACTGCTTTTCGTTTAGTGAAATCAAGGGCAGCCTGCCCAATGGTATGTTTATGTTCTTCAAGCTTTTCTGGAATCTCCAGGATCACCACATCTCCAATGATATCAAAGGACTTCTTTATCTCCTGAATTTCATCCTCATCAATTTTACCATTTAAAAAGTCCATGAAACTTTTAGGGCCTCTTTTTTGTATTTCAAATTCTATTTCTACAATATCTAAATGACCGATTCCAGATTCATTTAACTTTTCAGAATTTATCTTTATTTCATCCATTAATGGTAAATAAACGAATTCAGAGTCCCTTTTTATTTTAAGGCCGAGATCTATAATAGATTCTTCCATTAGAATTTTACGGACATGGTTGGCCTCATTTTTGGGAACTTTAATGCATTTCATATGATTCCTCTTCTAAGTAATATAATATAAGAATGTTTAATTTATCAGAATATTATATCAAAAATCCTATCCTAAATATATTTATAATCTTCATGGTATAATTTAGTAAATAATCATCATATGATGAATTTGCTTTAAGATAATGATTGTCATTTATTTATGTAATATATATCTCAATTTGAACTGTATATTTAAGAATATCAAAGTTTTAGTAATTATCAAATGAATTTAAAATTAACATAATTAGTGAAATTATAGATTATGCCATTAAAAGGTGATTCAATGCTTTATTTTATTGGTTTAGGACTTTATGATGAAAAAGATGTTTCTGTTAAAGGATTAGAAGCTTTAAAGTCTGCAGATGAGGTTTATGCTGAGTTTTATACGGCAGGACTTTTTGGAACATCCATCTCTGCATTTGAGAAGTTATTAGAAAGAGAAGTTAAAATTTTGACTAGAGAAGAGGTTGAGGAAGAGATAATTCCTATAAAAGCGGCAGAAAGCAAAAATATTGCTTTTTTAATTGCTGGAGATCCATTAATCGCCACTACTCACACAGATATGATGATGGAAGCTAAAAAAAGAGGAATAGAAACTCAAGTTATTCACTCTTCATCCATACTATCTGCCGCGCCAGGAATATCTGGCTTGCAGGCCTATAAATTTGGTAAAGTAACCACGGTGCCATTCACAGAGGAAAATTTCTTCCCTCATTCTCCTTACCTGGCCATTAAAAACAACATGGAGCAAGATGCCCATACTTTGGTATTATTGGACATCCGGGCCCATGAAAACAGGTACATGACTGTTAACCAAGGCCTAAAATATCTCATGAAAGTTGAAAATGATAGACAAGAAGGAGTACTGGGTGATGATACTCTAGTAGTGGCTATAGTCCGTGCTGGTTCTCCACAACCTCTGGTGAGGGCGGATAAAATAAAAAATTTGATTAAGGAGGATTTTGGAGGGCCATTGCATTGCTTAATAATTCCTTCTAAAATGCATTTCATGGAAGCCGAATATCTAGTGGCCATGGCCGGTGCTCCTGAGGAGATATTGTAAAATTTGTGAATATGTTTAGATGGGGCTAAATTTACTAATTTAGTAAATGACTGCTTAAGCCAATGGATGGATGATTATTTCTCAACTACAAAATTTTTCTGAAGGAAATCACATTTTTCTATTTTCATTTATATGGTGATTTCTATTTTTTTGATTAATAACTAAGCCTCCTTTTTAATAAAGATGCTTGATTTTGAGTTAATGATAATTGTTAATTTATTCGTGTTTTATAGTTCAAATATTTTTGAAAAAGTGATCATTAATCACATATTTTAAATATTTGAACCTATTATGTTAAAAATAACATATGTTAAAAGTAACCCTTTAAGTGATGGCAATGGTTAATTCAGAACTTATAATTTTAGGCATGATTTACATCAATCCAAGCCATGGATATGCTCTTAAAAAAAATGTAAAGAACTATTTTGGGAATCCATACTTCAAATTAAACAACAACATACTCTATTCAACGCTCAGAAAACTGGAAAAAAACAGTTTTATCATTGGAAAAGAAATTAACAGCGAAAAAATGAATAAAAAAGTATACAGCATTACAGAAAATGGAAAAAAACATTTGCTAGAACTGGTAGCTACCCCACCGAAAATTGATATTGATGAATTTGATTTTAAAGTCCAAGCGGCATTTTTTGATCTCATATCAATGGAAAATCGTAAAAAAGTGGTTAGACCAATATATGATTCTAAATTAAAGATGTATCAAGAGGCATTAGAAAAAAAGAAAGAGTTAGGTTCTGAAATTCCGCCAATTTCATTAATTGTACTGGAATATGCTATCAAAGAATTGAAGATTTCTCTGGAATTTTATGAAAAATTAATAGGAATGAATTATAACGAAATAATTTGATATTATTCGAATAAATTTGATTAATGAAGATCATATTAAAATTGTTCAAATTAATTAAAGTTGTATAATTAAGTTTATTATTAAATGTGTATTCAAAAACTTGTCATTACTTCTTAGAAATAGTAAAATCGATTATTAATCATAAGTTATTAACAAAGGATGATTAGAGGAGATAGAATGGAAGATTACATTATCAATGCCCAGAACTTAACCAAGAGTTTTGATGGCTTTAAAGCAGTGGACGGCCTTAACCTTAAAATAAGGAGAGGAGAAGTTTTCGGATTTTTAGGCCCTAATGGTGCCGGAAAGACCACTTCTATTAGCATGATTGTAGGTTTACTGCGCCCTACCAGTGGTCAGATTTTAATAGATGGCCAAGACATAAATAAGGTGGATAAATCTAAAATAGGGATTTGCCCACAGGATATTGTTTTATGGGACAGTTTGACTTGTCAGGAAAGTCTGAAATTCATGGGGGAGATGTATGAAGTTCCAGAGGATATTCTTAAAAAACGGGTTGAAAGGTTATTAAATGACCTAATGTTAACTGAAAAAACAGATACTATCGTTTCTAATTTATCCGGAGGCATGAAACGTCGATTGAATCTGGCAATGGCTTTAATCCATTCTCCAGAGGTAGTGGTTCTTGATGAACCATCAGAAGGCCTAGATCCTCAGTCAAGGAGAGTTTTGTGGAATTTTATCCGTTCTTTAAGAGATAAGGAGGATAAAACGGTTATTTTAACCACTCACTTAATGGATGAGGCGGATAGTCTCTCAGACCGTATTGCTATTATTGATCATGGCAAATTGCTTCGTCT of Methanobacteriales archaeon HGW-Methanobacteriales-1 contains these proteins:
- a CDS encoding ABC transporter permease, with product MRKIFISLILPVSVIIIWAILTTFTGLIPSYFLPSPSEVLQSFETLLMNGQLVQDTSLTLMRVVLGLTVSALVGIPLGILMGWSNTVKDFSSLMVGILRPIPPIAWIPFAILWFGVGLESAIFIIFVGSVFPILINTMDGVKRVDKVLLESAYTLGASNSQVLRKVAVPASLPSIVTGLKVGVGVGLMCTVAAEMIGSNSGLGYLIFTSTSMLDTGSAIVGMLAIGVIGLGADYIFSRIEKEVSW
- a CDS encoding aliphatic sulfonates ABC transporter substrate-binding protein, producing the protein MKHYKLLILFIFILLLIAGSLWTFFAPEDQNVIEVGYLPTDHSAALLVAKHNKTYENNGLNVKTVQINSGSNIVDAVASGDVDIGYVGITPAMQGISKGIPIKVVGSVNMVGSGIVVEPNSTITSPADLKGKSIATPGVSSIQQVLLLYELQKYNITSEDVDLISINVYNIPSSLAAHKVDAYISYEPFVSLAPYEGIGNVLIYSNDIIKDHPCCVIIASESFIKEHPQELDKFLKIHQQTTEYVNTHPNETANIIDQELTTNIEIEALSLQHITFVSSVNKSFQNNVLKFAKIENNLGYLNTTLTANDIFDTQFLGN
- the mtnA gene encoding S-methyl-5-thioribose-1-phosphate isomerase, with the protein product MKTMLWEDNQLLLIDQTKLPDELTYFTCKNYQDVIHAIKTMVVRGAPAIGVAAAFGVALADLAGEDLEKAADEIKSSRPTAVNLFWAVDRVMASDFPLEEAVKMYHEDIDTNRAMGKHGASIIDDGDTILTHCNAGALACVDYGTALGVIRAAYEEGKKINVLCDETRPLGQGARLSVWEMQQENIPVKLIVDSAAGYLMQQREVDKIVIGADRVAKGGVANKIGSLMVALAAKRFNVPFYVAAPLSTFDSENSIYDVEIEERGPEEVINYGNCRITPKGTEVRNPAFDIVPSDLIAGIITENGILDPL
- a CDS encoding class I SAM-dependent methyltransferase family protein — translated: MKCIKVPKNEANHVRKILMEESIIDLGLKIKRDSEFVYLPLMDEIKINSEKLNESGIGHLDIVEIEFEIQKRGPKSFMDFLNGKIDEDEIQEIKKSFDIIGDVVILEIPEKLEEHKHTIGQAALDFTKRKAVFMKKSEIKGVTRIRELEHLAGEDISETIHVEYGSRIMLDVKKVYFSPRLATERERVAQQVKDGEIIVDMFCGVGPFVMDISRRREVLIYAIDINPDAIHYLKKNMELNHVEEKVVPILGDVCQVLSEHDISADRVIMNLPGTAYEFLDKAMELIKPGGIINYYEFSSDFDTPIQRIIDAAGPREVEILNKRHVKSRSPGVWHMGIDARIN
- a CDS encoding diphthine synthase: MPLKGDSMLYFIGLGLYDEKDVSVKGLEALKSADEVYAEFYTAGLFGTSISAFEKLLEREVKILTREEVEEEIIPIKAAESKNIAFLIAGDPLIATTHTDMMMEAKKRGIETQVIHSSSILSAAPGISGLQAYKFGKVTTVPFTEENFFPHSPYLAIKNNMEQDAHTLVLLDIRAHENRYMTVNQGLKYLMKVENDRQEGVLGDDTLVVAIVRAGSPQPLVRADKIKNLIKEDFGGPLHCLIIPSKMHFMEAEYLVAMAGAPEEIL
- a CDS encoding PadR family transcriptional regulator, producing the protein MVNSELIILGMIYINPSHGYALKKNVKNYFGNPYFKLNNNILYSTLRKLEKNSFIIGKEINSEKMNKKVYSITENGKKHLLELVATPPKIDIDEFDFKVQAAFFDLISMENRKKVVRPIYDSKLKMYQEALEKKKELGSEIPPISLIVLEYAIKELKISLEFYEKLIGMNYNEII
- a CDS encoding multidrug ABC transporter ATP-binding protein gives rise to the protein MEDYIINAQNLTKSFDGFKAVDGLNLKIRRGEVFGFLGPNGAGKTTSISMIVGLLRPTSGQILIDGQDINKVDKSKIGICPQDIVLWDSLTCQESLKFMGEMYEVPEDILKKRVERLLNDLMLTEKTDTIVSNLSGGMKRRLNLAMALIHSPEVVVLDEPSEGLDPQSRRVLWNFIRSLRDKEDKTVILTTHLMDEADSLSDRIAIIDHGKLLRLDTPQNLKREIGDGDVVYMHLSDPDKNSEVINVLKNLDIIDSVTEVEGKINVRTLNAVGKLPEIMAELQDLNVEVEDLFLRPNTLEDVFIELTGTSLRE